The following proteins come from a genomic window of Acidimicrobiia bacterium:
- a CDS encoding GNAT family N-acetyltransferase — protein MAWYFENASLNELHAEGFEHRILDEDWDAQVRHHSLEWVCAYSGTELVGFVNVAWDGGVHAFVLDTLVKADMRHSGVGASLVAEATRSARDAGCEWLHVDFDDQSRDSYSDRCGFVPTNAGLIHL, from the coding sequence ATGGCGTGGTACTTCGAAAACGCCTCACTGAATGAACTACATGCCGAAGGGTTCGAACACCGGATTCTTGATGAGGACTGGGATGCCCAGGTGCGCCATCACAGCCTGGAGTGGGTTTGTGCCTATTCCGGAACCGAGTTGGTCGGTTTCGTCAACGTTGCCTGGGACGGCGGAGTCCATGCCTTTGTCCTCGACACCCTCGTCAAAGCCGACATGCGACACAGCGGGGTCGGCGCAAGCCTCGTGGCTGAGGCCACCCGGAGTGCCCGTGATGCCGGGTGCGAGTGGCTCCACGTCGACTTCGACGACCAATCGCGAGATTCTTACTCCGACAGATGCGGCTTCGTTCCAACCAACGCCGGCCTCATCCACCTGTAA
- a CDS encoding 2-oxo acid dehydrogenase subunit E2 — MATNVAMPQLGETVTEGTILSWAKQVGDTIGVDEVLVEISTDKVDTEIPSPVAGVILEILVAEGDTVAVGTNLAVIGEIGESTGASPASAPVVAGADPFAPEPPTAEPAAPAPTAVPQPATEPPTAAPAAPAPTVVPQPATEPQAAPQAAPAPAAASSDQTTVSMPQLGETVTEGTILSWAKQVGDSISVDEVLLEISTDKVDTEIPSPMAGVILEILVAEGETVPVGAPMAIIGSASAAASFVPSTPAPAAPVAAAPAPPKAAAPAPGPAPAKATTGSGSGGDLVASGVFFSPVVRKLAKEHNVDLGAVTGTGKDNRITRKDVEAYIAAGPASTAPAPVASPPSTPAAAPTSAPAPTPAPVPMAAPVPATPAPVADVPTMAGDRVEDLDRLRARIGANMIKAKMTAAHVWTSVEVDFERVERVRQAHKESFKAAEGFSLTYLPFIARATVDALREYPIVNSSFYLEQRKAVHHGSINLGIAIDLNQTGLVVAAIKNADSLGISGLARGVKSLADKARNNKLEPDDIAGSTFTITNPGPFGSFMSAPIINVPNVAILSTDTVAKRPTVITTADGQDTIAIRHIGYLGLTWDHRAFDGSTAVLFLRRIKENLETWDWEQELR, encoded by the coding sequence ATGGCTACAAACGTCGCAATGCCCCAACTCGGTGAAACGGTGACCGAGGGAACCATTCTGTCCTGGGCCAAGCAGGTTGGTGACACGATTGGTGTTGATGAAGTACTCGTAGAGATCTCCACCGATAAGGTCGATACCGAGATCCCCTCGCCGGTGGCAGGCGTGATCCTTGAGATCCTCGTTGCCGAAGGTGACACCGTTGCGGTTGGAACCAACCTGGCGGTGATCGGCGAAATCGGCGAGTCCACCGGGGCATCCCCGGCCAGCGCCCCGGTTGTGGCGGGTGCTGATCCTTTCGCCCCTGAGCCACCGACTGCGGAACCGGCAGCTCCCGCCCCGACCGCTGTGCCCCAACCCGCTACTGAGCCACCGACTGCGGCACCGGCAGCTCCCGCCCCGACCGTTGTGCCCCAACCCGCTACTGAGCCGCAGGCGGCGCCTCAGGCGGCGCCAGCACCTGCCGCTGCCTCCTCAGACCAAACCACCGTTTCGATGCCACAACTTGGCGAAACCGTAACTGAAGGAACCATCCTGTCGTGGGCCAAGCAGGTCGGTGACTCGATAAGCGTTGATGAAGTGCTCCTTGAGATCTCGACCGACAAGGTCGATACCGAGATCCCCTCGCCGATGGCAGGCGTGATCCTTGAGATCCTCGTTGCCGAAGGAGAAACGGTCCCCGTGGGTGCTCCGATGGCCATTATCGGATCGGCGTCGGCAGCGGCAAGTTTTGTCCCGAGTACCCCTGCGCCGGCCGCACCGGTCGCCGCCGCGCCAGCCCCGCCCAAGGCCGCCGCTCCTGCGCCGGGACCGGCACCCGCCAAAGCAACCACCGGGTCGGGTTCCGGAGGCGATTTGGTGGCATCGGGGGTGTTCTTCTCGCCCGTTGTTCGCAAGTTGGCCAAGGAACACAACGTTGATCTCGGTGCTGTTACGGGGACCGGCAAAGACAATCGGATCACCCGCAAAGACGTCGAGGCCTACATAGCCGCTGGTCCGGCATCGACTGCACCAGCGCCGGTCGCATCGCCTCCAAGCACGCCGGCCGCCGCCCCGACTTCGGCTCCTGCCCCGACGCCGGCTCCGGTCCCAATGGCTGCGCCGGTCCCGGCGACACCCGCGCCGGTGGCAGACGTGCCAACCATGGCCGGTGATCGGGTCGAAGATTTGGATCGACTCCGGGCTCGGATCGGCGCCAACATGATCAAGGCCAAGATGACTGCCGCCCATGTCTGGACCTCGGTCGAAGTCGACTTTGAACGGGTCGAGCGGGTTCGGCAGGCTCACAAGGAGTCGTTCAAAGCAGCGGAGGGCTTCTCGCTCACCTACCTGCCGTTCATCGCCAGGGCGACCGTCGACGCCTTACGCGAGTACCCGATCGTGAACAGTTCGTTTTATCTCGAACAGCGTAAGGCCGTCCATCACGGTTCCATCAACCTGGGAATCGCCATCGACCTCAATCAAACCGGCCTGGTGGTTGCCGCCATCAAGAATGCGGACAGCCTGGGGATTTCAGGACTGGCCAGAGGTGTCAAGAGCCTCGCCGACAAAGCGAGGAACAACAAACTTGAGCCAGACGACATAGCCGGTTCGACGTTCACGATTACGAACCCCGGGCCATTCGGGTCGTTTATGTCGGCCCCGATTATCAACGTCCCGAACGTCGCCATCTTGTCGACCGACACTGTCGCGAAGCGGCCAACCGTGATCACGACCGCCGATGGCCAGGACACGATCGCCATCCGTCATATCGGGTACCTGGGCCTGACCTGGGATCACCGGGCGTTCGACGGATCCACCGCGGTCCTGTTCTTGCGGCGAATCAAAGAGAATCTCGAGACTTGGGACTGGGAACAGGAACTTCGGTGA
- a CDS encoding DUF222 domain-containing protein: MEHDGLRSVTTDQLEQDFVADERLIGRLRARQAIRLAELDTRQVHHADGCRTMAEWVSSRADLSAHTAKRLVAVTKRMVDRPDLLGSLAAGEVSFERAEQVVRTTHTIADVAHLDISGICRLVAKETRLSRVDEHDAHAARFLTLQPNLDQSIWKLWGQLAGLDGATVQDALFGRADTFPTESHQDSRATRNADALVSIAQDSLTTVTTQPEIHTAPNADLVVFVDTRYSSNGYVPAGPIVGPNTIDELICTGAGIDYVRLTSDGETLNVGRRSPKIPRRLRRAVLGRDDGCSVDGCTSRYRLQVHHRVHWADGGPTDAENLVTLCWFHHHVVIHQRGFTINPDSPRNRLRLQRPNRAPPH, translated from the coding sequence ATGGAACACGATGGTTTGCGATCGGTTACCACCGATCAACTCGAACAAGATTTCGTAGCTGACGAACGGCTGATCGGTCGCCTCCGGGCCCGTCAGGCGATCCGTTTGGCCGAACTCGATACCCGCCAGGTCCACCACGCCGACGGGTGCCGGACGATGGCCGAGTGGGTCAGTTCCCGAGCCGACCTGTCTGCTCACACGGCGAAACGGTTGGTGGCGGTCACGAAACGGATGGTTGACCGACCCGACCTGCTCGGGTCACTCGCCGCGGGTGAGGTGTCGTTTGAGCGGGCCGAGCAGGTAGTCCGCACCACCCACACGATTGCTGACGTCGCCCACCTGGACATTTCGGGAATCTGCCGGTTGGTTGCCAAAGAGACCCGCCTCAGCAGGGTTGACGAACACGACGCCCACGCCGCCCGTTTCCTGACCCTGCAACCAAACCTGGACCAGTCCATATGGAAATTGTGGGGGCAGTTGGCCGGTCTCGACGGGGCGACCGTTCAGGACGCCTTGTTCGGGCGGGCTGACACGTTCCCCACCGAATCACACCAGGATTCGCGGGCGACCCGCAACGCTGACGCCCTGGTATCGATCGCCCAGGACTCCCTCACCACCGTGACCACTCAGCCTGAAATACACACGGCACCAAACGCTGATCTGGTGGTGTTTGTCGACACCCGATACTCCTCAAACGGGTATGTTCCGGCCGGTCCAATCGTCGGACCAAACACGATCGACGAACTCATCTGCACCGGCGCCGGCATTGATTATGTGAGGCTCACCAGCGACGGTGAAACCCTCAACGTCGGCCGCAGGTCACCCAAGATCCCCCGACGGCTTCGCCGGGCCGTCCTCGGCCGAGACGACGGATGTTCGGTTGACGGGTGCACCTCCCGCTACCGCCTCCAAGTCCACCATCGGGTCCACTGGGCCGACGGCGGACCCACCGACGCCGAAAACCTGGTCACGCTGTGTTGGTTCCATCACCACGTGGTCATTCACCAACGAGGGTTCACCATCAACCCCGACTCACCCCGAAACCGACTCAGACTCCAACGCCCCAACCGCGCCCCACCCCACTAA
- the lpdA gene encoding dihydrolipoyl dehydrogenase has protein sequence MYDVVIIGGGPGGYASALYAHNFGLSVALVEKDSVGGTCLVRGCIPAKTWLQAAEVFTTVKRAAEFGVISSEPTFDWSAGLARKNQVVTGLVKGLSGLLKQRKVDVIDGFGRLDGPGRVIVNKGGEEQVLEARNIIVATGSAPRSIPNYAFDGVHIVSSDHALDWEAQPARVAIIGAGIIGCEFASMLVDLGSEVHVFDILDRIVPGVDTPAANELQKALKRRGVKFHLGVSVAPPVVGAGGVTVGFGDESVEVDTVLVAVGRGPLTSDIGLETTKVETEHGYIHADRQTQMTAEPGVYAVGDVLAGVPGLAHGAFAEGIAAITFIATGEPAPVNYQALPNVIYTHPEVAEVGWSEEVAKEKGLDVEVHDHSFMGVGRAIIVGENKGTVRIVVEKDGPIVGASIVGPHAGEMIHELMYSVGWEALPAEAAAFIHAHPTLSEAVGETLISSTGRSLH, from the coding sequence GTGTACGACGTCGTCATTATCGGTGGTGGACCGGGTGGATACGCGTCCGCTCTCTACGCGCACAACTTCGGCTTATCGGTCGCGCTCGTCGAGAAGGATTCCGTAGGCGGAACCTGCCTGGTTCGCGGATGTATCCCGGCCAAGACCTGGCTACAGGCGGCTGAAGTGTTTACGACCGTGAAACGCGCCGCCGAGTTCGGCGTCATTAGTTCCGAACCGACCTTCGACTGGTCGGCCGGCCTTGCTCGAAAGAATCAGGTCGTCACGGGCCTCGTCAAGGGACTGTCCGGACTTCTGAAGCAACGCAAGGTCGATGTCATTGATGGCTTCGGCCGTCTGGACGGGCCCGGCCGGGTGATCGTCAACAAGGGCGGCGAGGAGCAGGTGCTCGAAGCTCGCAACATTATCGTGGCGACCGGATCGGCACCGAGATCGATTCCCAACTACGCCTTCGACGGTGTGCACATTGTCTCGTCCGATCACGCTCTCGATTGGGAGGCTCAGCCCGCCAGAGTGGCCATCATCGGAGCCGGGATCATCGGGTGTGAGTTCGCTTCGATGTTGGTGGACCTCGGTTCGGAAGTTCACGTGTTTGACATCCTCGACCGGATCGTCCCCGGAGTCGACACCCCCGCAGCCAACGAACTGCAGAAAGCGTTGAAGCGCCGGGGAGTGAAGTTTCATCTCGGCGTGTCAGTCGCCCCGCCGGTGGTCGGCGCCGGGGGTGTCACCGTGGGGTTTGGCGATGAGTCCGTTGAGGTCGACACCGTATTGGTTGCCGTCGGGCGCGGACCCCTCACCAGCGACATCGGCTTGGAAACGACCAAGGTCGAAACCGAGCACGGCTACATCCACGCCGATCGACAAACCCAAATGACCGCCGAGCCGGGCGTCTACGCCGTTGGAGATGTACTGGCGGGCGTTCCCGGACTGGCCCATGGGGCCTTTGCCGAAGGCATCGCGGCCATAACGTTTATCGCCACCGGCGAACCGGCTCCGGTCAACTATCAGGCCCTCCCCAATGTGATCTATACCCATCCCGAGGTTGCCGAGGTCGGCTGGTCCGAAGAGGTCGCGAAGGAAAAGGGTCTCGACGTCGAGGTGCACGATCACTCATTCATGGGCGTGGGCCGGGCGATCATTGTGGGGGAGAACAAGGGGACGGTCCGAATCGTCGTCGAGAAGGACGGACCAATTGTCGGAGCCTCAATAGTCGGCCCTCACGCCGGAGAGATGATCCACGAACTCATGTACAGCGTTGGTTGGGAGGCGCTGCCTGCTGAGGCAGCCGCTTTCATCCACGCACACCCAACCCTGTCCGAAGCCGTAGGTGAGACCCTGATCTCGTCAACCGGTCGAAGCCTGCACTAG